The following proteins are co-located in the Salvelinus fontinalis isolate EN_2023a chromosome 29, ASM2944872v1, whole genome shotgun sequence genome:
- the LOC129827694 gene encoding P2Y purinoceptor 4-like produces the protein MDSAIHSHLVRNQSSLIMHAGYSNDTCRFNEEFKYILLPVSYSLVCVVGLVLNSVALWMFLTKMRPWNTSTVYMFHLALSDFLYVLSLPTLIYYYANRSHWPFGVAACKIVRFLFYANLYCSILFLTCTSVHRYLGICHPIKALTMVKPRHAHAVCGMVWAAVTACLVPNLIFVTTSQRDNDTLCHDTTSPEQFEEYVDYSSTVMVLLFGVPFVVIMVCYCLMARALCRPRRGLSPSQRSSPSRTKSIKLIVVVLVVFAVCFVPFHITRTLYYTYRMLDAKCEFLNIVNFAYKITRPLASVNSCIDPLLYFLAGDHYRAKLVKALTGKRQTTTSRSAAYLQNRPSNNHEIALVYKNSDSKASGEPER, from the coding sequence ATGGACTCAGCTATCCACAGCCACCTTGTGCGGAACCAGTCCAGTCTGATTATGCACGCTGGGTATTCCAACGACACCTGTCGCTTCAATGAGGAGTTTAAGTACATCCTACTGCCTGTGTCCTACAGCCTGGTGTGTGTTGTGGGTCTGGTGCTGAACTCAGTGGCTCTGTGGATGTTCCTGACCAAGATGCGACCGTGGAACACCAGCACCGTCTACATGTTCCACCTGGCCCTCTCAGACTTCCTGTACGTTCTCTCCCTGCCCACCCTCATCTACTACTACGCTAACCGCAGCCACTGGCCCTTTGGCGTCGCCGCCTGCAAGATCGTCCGCTTCTTGTTCTACGCCAACCTCTACTGCAGCATCCTTTTCCTCACCTGCACCAGCGTCCACCGCTACCTGGGCATCTGCCACCCCATCAAGGCCCTGACCATGGTGAAGCCGCGCCATGCCCATGCCGTGTGTGGCATGGTGTGGGCTGCCGTCACGGCGTGTCTGGTGCCCAACCTCATCTTCGTCACCACCAGTCAGAGGGACAACGACACGTTGTGTCACGATACGACCAGTCCGGAGCAGTTTGAGGAATATGTGGACTACAGCTCTACGGTCATGGTCCTGTTGTTCGGCGTCCCCTTCGTGGTCATCATGGTCTGTTACTGTCTGATGGCGAGGGCTCTGTGTCGGCCCAGACGGGGGCTTTCGCCCAGCCAGCGGAGCTCACCTTCACGCACCAAGTCCATCAAGCTGAttgtggtggtgctggtggtgttCGCCGTGTGTTTTGTACCTTTCCACATCACACGCACGCTCTACTATACCTACCGCATGCTGGATGCCAAATGTGAATTCCTGAACATCGTTAACTTTGCCTATAAGATCACCAGGCCCCTGGCCAGTGTGAACAGCTGTATTGATCCCCTCCTGTATTTCCTGGCTGGGGATCACTACCGCGCTAAGCTGGTCAAAGCTCTCACTGGTAAGAGACAGACAACCACCAGTCGCTCCGCTGCCTACCTGCAAAACCGCCCCAGTAACAACCATGAGATCGCCCTGGTCTATAAGAACTCAGACTCGAAAGCCAGCGGTGAACCTGAGAGATAG